Proteins co-encoded in one Aspergillus fumigatus Af293 chromosome 6, whole genome shotgun sequence genomic window:
- the rpt4 gene encoding proteasome regulatory particle base subunit RPT4, with protein sequence MNGGSDPEREQALEDYKKSLLELREWEAKLKNLRMGIKDLQREFDISEENIKALQSVGQIIGEVLKQLDEERFIVKASSGPRYVVGCRSKVDKSKLKQGTRVALDMTTLTIMRMLPREVDPLVYNMSLEDPGQISFAGIGGLNDQIRELREVIELPLKNPELFQRVGIKPPKGVLLYGPPGTGKTLLARAVASSMETNFLKVVSSAIVDKYIGESARLIREMFGYAKEHEPCIIFMDEIDAIGGRRFSEGTSADREIQRTLMELLNQLDGFDYLGKTKIIMATNRPDTLDPALLRAGRLDRKIEIPLPNEVGRLEILKIHSSTVQLEGEIDFESVVKMSDGLNGADLRNVVTEAGLFAIKDYRDAISQDDFNKAVRKVAEAKKLEGKLEYQKL encoded by the exons ATGAACGGCGGAAGCGACCCTGAGAGAGAGCAGGCGCTCGAAGATTACAAGAAGAGCTTACTAGAGCTTCGAGAATGGGAAGCTAAGCTTAAGAACCTGCGTATGGGTATCAAGGACCTGCAGAGAGAGTTCGATATCTCTGAAGAGAACATCAAGGCCTTGCAGAGTGTCGGTCAGATCATTGGCGAAGTGCTGAAACAACTGGATGAGGAGCGAT TCATCGTTAAGGCGTCATCCGGTCCCCGATATGTTGTCGGCTGCCGCTCCAAGGTCGATAAATCGAAACTGAAACAGGGCACTCGTGTTGCCCTTGACATGACAACACTTACCATCATGCGCATGCTTCCGCGTGAAGTTGATCCGCTGGTATACAACATGTCGTTGGAGGACCCTGGTCAGATCAGCTTCGCGGGTATCGGTGGTCTGAACGACCAAATCAGAGAGCTTCGAGAAGTGATCGAGTTGCCATTGAAGAACCCCGAACTATTCCAGAGAGTCGGTATCAAGCCGCCCAAAGGTGTATTACTGTACGGTCCTCCCGGTACCGGAAAGACATTGCTGGCACGAGCCGTGGCGAGCTCGATGGAAACCAATTTTCTGAAGG TGGTTTCATCCGCGATCGTCGACAAGTACATTGGTGAATCCGCGCGGTTAATAAGAGAGATGTTCGGTTATGCAAAGGAACACGAGCCCTGTATTATCTTCATGGACGAAATTGACGCCATCGGTGGCAGGCGTTTCTCTGAGGGTACCTCGGCTGATAGAGAAATCCAGAGAACACTGATGGAGCTTCTGAACCAGCTGGATGGTTTCGACTACCTCGGAAAGACGAAGATCATCATGGCGACCAACCGACCAGATACCCTTGACCCGGCTTTGCTCCGTGCCGGTCGTCTGGACCGGAAGATTGAGATTCCCCTTCCCAACGAGGTTGGCCGTCTGGAAATCCTGAAGATCCACTCCAGCACCGTTCAGCTGGAGGGCGAGATTGATTTTGAAAGCGTTGTAAAGATGAGCGACGGACTCAACGGTGCCGATCTGCGTAACGTGGTTACGGAAGC TGGACTTTTCGCCATCAAGGACTATCGGGACGCGATCAGCCAGGACGACTTCAACAAGGCGGTTCGCAAGGTCGCTGAGGccaagaagctggaaggcAAGCTTGAATACCAGAAACTGTAG
- a CDS encoding glycoside hydrolase family 47 protein, with translation MTSSPAQRLHSESHWRANRNPTVSPLGGYGLSQQSTGVGNKLGNFFDGGRSLPMYKDKPYFAPRRTAGRSRRRKILYGGLCVFVLVCLWYFTTGSSQRHRHGLDTPETPKGEEMWKWLQSLGDPTTEIEDGQHQNIDWNARREKVRDAFIISWDGYEQHGWGYDEYKPITKEGKQMVPGGLGWIIVDALDTLMIMNLTSRVQHARNWIHNSLQYNQDHDVNTFETTIRMLGGLLSAHYLSTAHPGLAPIADDDAGSPGEDLYIEKATDLADRLLGAFESKSGVPYASINLNTSTGIPSHADNGASSTAEATTVQLEFKYLAKLTGEAEYWRVVEKVMQVVDDQKMEDGLLPIYIYPDSGHFRGDNIRLGSRGDSYYEYLIKQYLQTSKQEPIYKELWDESLMGVRKHLIAYTKNAQLMILGERPSGLHGKLSPKMDHLVCFMPGTIALGATGGVPLSEARKSPDWNQRRDEEILIARELMKTCWATYLATKTGLAPEITYFTLDDPPKMFHDMYPDSTASAGNRKSQGADLPMKSQPLYPLDDETLKWREDIQIQSQDRHNLQRPETVESLFYMYRITGDEIYRQWGWEMFKSFIRHTAVVEHDHSHETDSPADAAAGSQSEKVARPSRITGFTSLSNANTVPPVPRDNMESFWMAETLKYFYLLFSDRDFISLEDHVFNTEAHPLPRFQPTGDLKTGWTRKPR, from the exons ATGACGAGCTCTCCAGCCCAGCGACTCCATAGCGAAAGCCACTGGCGAGCGAACCGCAATCCCACTGTCAGCCCTCTGGGTGGATATGGGCTATCGCAACAGTCGACCGGGGTAGGGAACAAACTCGGCAACTTCTTCGACGGCGGTCGCTCGCTCCCGATGTACAAAGATAAGCCGTACTTTGCGCCGCGGCGTACGGCGGGGAGGAGTAGGCGGAGAAAGATCCTGTATGGCGGGTTGTGTGTGTTTGTGTTGGTCTGCCTGTGGTATTTTACGACGGGGTCGTCTCAGCGGCATAGGCATGGCTTAGACACGCCTGAAACGCCCAAGGGCGAGGAAATGTGGAAGTGGCTGCAGAGTCTTGGGGATCCGACGAccgagattgaagatggccagcACCAGAATATCGATTGGAATGCGCGAAGGGAAAAGGTCAGGGATGCGTTCATTATTAGCTGGGATGGATATGAGCAGCATGGATGGG GATATGACGAGTACAAGCCGATcacgaaagaaggaaaacAGATGGTCCCAGGAGGGTTGGGCTGGATCATTGTTGACGCCCTCGATACGCTCATGATCATGAATCTGACCTCGCGGGTTCAGCACGCGCGCAACTGGATCCACAATTCGCTACAATACAACCAGGACCACGACGTCAACACATTCGAGACGACCATCCGGATGTTGGGTGGCCTTCTGTCGGCGCATTATCTTTCGACCGCCCATCCCGGACTGGCCCCAATCGCGGACGACGATGCGGGCTCACCAGGAGAGGATTTGTATATTGAGAAGGCGACCGACTTGGCGGACAGACTGCTTGGGGCTTTTGAGTCCAAGTCTGGAGTGCCATATGCCAGCATCAATCTGAATACGTCGACTGGTATTCCATCTCATGCAGACAATGGGGCTTCATCTACGGCGGAGGCTACCACTGTTCAACTTGAGTTCAAGTACTTGGCCAAGTTGACGGGAGAAGCGGAGTACTGGCGGGTGGTGGAGAAGGTGATGCAAGTGGTCGATGACCAGAAGATGGAAGACGGCCTGCTCCCGATCTATATCTATCCAGACTCTGGACATTTCAGAGGAGACAACATCCGTCTGGGAAGTCGGGGGGATTCTTACTACG AGTATCTCATCAAGCAGTATTTGCAAACATCTAAACAGGAGCCCATCTATAAAGAGCTCTGGGATGAATCGTTGATGGGCGTCCGCAAGCATCTGATTGCGTACACCAAAAATGCTCAGCTAATGATTTTGGGGGAGAGGCCGTCTGGGCTCCATGGGAAACTGTCGCCGAAGATGGATCATCTGGTGTGCTTCATGCCGGGAACCATTGCTCTTGGAGCCACCGGCGGCGTGCCGTTGAGCGAAGCCCGGAAGTCTCCTGACTGGAATCAACGGCGGGACGAAGAAATTCTGATTGCTCGGGAATTGATGAAAACATGCTGGGCGACATACCTCGCGACGAAGACGGGTCTGGCTCCGGAAATCACCTACTTCACCTTGGACGACCCTCCAAAGATGTTCCACGACATGTACCCGGACTCGACGGCGAGCGCCGGCAACCGCAAGTCCCAGGGGGCTGATTTGCCAATGAAGTCACAGCCTCTTTACCCGCTGGACGACGAAACCCTCAAGTGGCGGGAGGACATCCAGATCCAAAGCCAGGACCGCCACAATCTCCAACGGCCGGAGACGGTCGAGTCATTGTTTTATATGTACCGCATCACCGGGGACGAGATATATCGCCAGTGGGGATGGGAGATGTTCAAGTCCTTTATCCGCCACACGGCAGTGGTTGAACATGACCACTCGCACGAGACCGATTCCCCTGCCGATGCCGCTGCCGGAAGCCAATCCGAGAAAGTCGCGCGTCCCTCGCGGATTACGGGATTCACGTCGCTGAGCAACGCCAACACCGTGCCCCCTGTACCCCGAGACAACATGGAGAGTTTCTGGATGGCAGAGACGCTCAAGTATTTCTACTTGTTGTTTTCCGACCGGGACTTTATCTCCCTGGAGGACCATGTGTTCAACACGGAAGCGCATCCGCTGCCACGGTTTCAGCCTACGGGTGATTTGAAGACGGGGTGGACGCGGAAGCCTCGGTAG
- a CDS encoding M20 family metallopeptidase — MKPLTSLLLSAALSAAAPHPASPQAPLADIPSIVGETRTEFSQNSLDDVVNASPLLSFHRDLVSIESISGNEGAAGAFVADFLASHNFTVIKQPVTTESDARFNIFAIPESQYHSLDESHSSHSPQILLTSHIDTVPPFIPYSLHRDANDTDDRNILIAGRGTVDAKGSVAAQIFAALDILAAQPSAPLGLLFVVGEETGGDGMKAFSQSTHLNPSPSRFHTVIFGEPTELALVAGHKGMLGFEVAAHGHAAHSGYPWLGESAISAILPALARVDQLGDIPVEEGGLPASDKYGRTTVNIGRMEGGVATNVVPSKARAGVAVRLAAGTHDEAREVVLKAVRDVTGGDDRVVVNFSLEGYGPQDLDTDVPGFNITTVNYGTDVPNLQLHPRPDGKVRRYLYGPGTIHVAHGDNEALTVAQLEEAVRGYKKLIQAALDRSAS, encoded by the coding sequence ATGAAACCCTTGACGTCTCTCCTGCTCAGCGCCGCGCTCTCGGCGGCAGCTCCGCACCCCGCATCTCCTCAGGCGCCTCTGGCAGACATTCCCAGCATTGTGGGTGAGACTCGGACAGAGTTCAGCCAAAACTCTCTGGACGACGTGGTAAATGCCTCTCCTCTACTCTCGTTCCATCGAGATCTCGTCTCAATCGAGTCCATCTCCGGAAACGAGGGCGCAGCCGGCGCCTTTGTGGCTGATTTCCTGGCATCCCACAACTTCACCGTGATCAAGCAACCCGTCACCACGGAGTCGGATGCACGCTTCAACATCTTCGCAATCCCTGAGTCCCAATACCATTCCCTGGATGAGTCGCACTCGAGCCACAGTCCccagatcctcctcaccaGCCACATCGACACCGTGCCGCCTTTCATCCCGTACTCCCTCCACCGCGATGCCAACGACACCGACGACAGGaatatcctcatcgccggCCGTGGCACCGTCGACGCCAAGGGCAGCGTCGCGGCCCAGATCTTCGCCGCGctcgacatcctcgccgcTCAGCCGTCCGCACCCCTGggtctcctcttcgtcgtcggtgAGGAAACCGGCGGTGACGGCATGAAGGCCTTCTCACAGTCCACCCACCTCAACCCCTCCCCAAGCCGCTTCCACACCGTCATCTTCGGCGAACCGACCGAGCTGGCCCTCGTCGCCGGCCACAAGGGCATGCTGGGCTTTGAGGTCGCCGCGCATGGCCACGCCGCCCACTCCGGATACCCGTGGCTGGGCGAGAGCGCCATCTCCGCCATCCTGCCGGCGCTGGCGCGCGTGGATCAACTGGGTGATATCCCCGTCGAGGAGGGTGGCCTGCCCGCCAGCGATAAGTACGGTCGCACGACGGTCAACATCGGGCGGATGGAGGGCGGCGTCGCGACGAACGTGGTGCCGAGCAAGGCACGGGCAGGGGTCGCCGTGCGGCTGGCGGCGGGCACGCACGACGAGGCGCGCGAGGTGGTGCTCAAGGCTGTCCGGGATGTGACGGGCGGCGATGACCGCGTGGTTGTCAACTTCAGTCTGGAGGGGTATGGCCCGCAGGATTTGGATACCGATGTGCCAGGGTTCAACATCACCACCGTCAACTACGGGACCGACGTGCCGAATCTGCAGCTTCATCCCCGCCCGGACGGCAAGGTCAGGCGGTACCTGTATGGGCCGGGGACTATCCACGTTGCGCATGGCGATAACGAAGCGTTGACCGTCGCGCAGCTCGAGGAGGCCGTGCGCGGGTATAAGAAACTGATCCAGGCGGCGCTGGACCGGTCGGCCTCGTAG